A region from the Armatimonadota bacterium genome encodes:
- a CDS encoding class I SAM-dependent methyltransferase, translated as MAYQDSIHTAATEVVAPHTYTLPPATGAGSAGSGPSPAHLFAAVNAFQQTAVLKSAVELGVFTAIADGAATPAEIGAKCGASERGIRILCDFLVVIGFLTKAGATYALTEDSAVFLARQSRAYMGGALDFLLSPAIVGGFQDLTAAVRNGGTTMPHEGALAPDHPMWVQFAQSMVPMMMMPAQAIAGIVNGEAPRSLKILDIAAGHGMFGITIAQRNPAAQIVALDWPNVLEIAKGNARDAGVSDRYETISGSAFDVDFGTGYDVVLLTNFIHHFDVPANDALLRKVHAALAPAGRVVALEFVPNEDRVSPPMPATFSMMMLASTPAGDAYTAGQLTGMYADAGFPRCEVIPLPPSPESAVVGYKES; from the coding sequence ATGGCCTATCAGGATTCGATACATACGGCCGCGACAGAGGTTGTCGCGCCGCACACATATACTCTTCCCCCCGCGACCGGCGCCGGTTCCGCGGGATCGGGCCCATCGCCCGCTCATCTCTTTGCGGCCGTGAATGCCTTCCAGCAGACGGCTGTGCTGAAGTCGGCCGTCGAACTGGGCGTTTTCACGGCAATCGCCGATGGAGCCGCCACGCCGGCCGAAATCGGAGCGAAGTGCGGCGCCTCCGAGCGCGGAATTCGCATACTTTGCGATTTCCTCGTCGTCATCGGCTTTCTCACCAAGGCGGGCGCAACGTATGCCCTCACGGAGGATTCCGCCGTGTTTCTCGCGCGCCAGTCCCGTGCGTATATGGGAGGCGCTCTGGACTTCCTGCTGTCGCCGGCCATCGTCGGCGGGTTCCAGGACCTCACCGCCGCGGTGCGCAACGGTGGCACGACAATGCCGCACGAGGGAGCCCTGGCGCCAGACCACCCGATGTGGGTGCAGTTCGCGCAATCGATGGTCCCCATGATGATGATGCCGGCGCAGGCGATCGCGGGCATCGTCAACGGCGAGGCGCCGCGCTCCCTCAAAATCCTGGACATCGCCGCCGGCCACGGGATGTTCGGAATCACCATCGCGCAGCGAAACCCCGCGGCCCAAATCGTCGCCCTGGACTGGCCAAACGTGCTGGAGATTGCCAAGGGGAATGCGCGAGACGCGGGAGTCAGCGACCGCTACGAAACCATCTCCGGCAGCGCCTTCGACGTCGATTTCGGAACCGGCTATGACGTGGTCCTGTTGACCAACTTCATACACCACTTCGACGTTCCCGCCAACGATGCTCTCCTGCGCAAAGTCCATGCCGCATTGGCGCCGGCCGGCCGGGTGGTCGCGCTGGAATTCGTGCCCAATGAAGATCGCGTCTCTCCCCCCATGCCGGCGACCTTCAGCATGATGATGCTGGCTTCCACCCCGGCCGGCGACGCATACACCGCCGGACAGTTGACGGGCATGTACGCCGATGCTGGATTCCCAAGGTGCGAAGTGATCCCGTTGCCGCCCTCGCCTGAATCGGCCGTTGTCGGCTACAAGGAAAGCTGA
- a CDS encoding glycosyl hydrolase encodes MKTGMRCLLWFAAVLSLSSSALAGALETGFHSPPPSARPWVYWFWLNGNITREGITADLEAMERVGIGGVLIMEVDQGAPRGPVDFMGAQWRALFAHAASEAKRLGLEINMNNDAGWNGSGGPWIKPEQSMQKVVWSETSLAGPQRFEGTLPQPQTVAGFYRDIEVLAFPTPGPYRIPDIQVKAAYQVGAVGAAEAADLAPEMVIDTKQVTDITSRMDATGRVNWDVPAGNWTVMRFGHTSTGAVNAPAPETGRGLECDKLSVEGAEANFGGMMAKLVADTGSAPGKALVATHVDSWENGSQNWTARMRDEFRHRRGYDPLPFLPVMTGRVVGSAEVSERFLWDLRRTISELVVQNYAGRIRGLAHANGLRFTTEAYGGPCDDLPYGGQADEPMGEFWMGGGSIETCRGMASAAHVYGKPIVGAESFTAGSDERWLQHPASIKSLGDRAFCEGINRFVFHRYAMQPWVDNRRPGMTMGPWGLHYERTQTWWNQSAAWHTYLARCQQLLRQGRYAADICYLQAEAPPQAFNGHRPAGYAWDECPAEAVLTRMTVKNGRIVLPDGMSYRVLVLSESRNMTPALLRKLGDLVKAGATVIGPRPLKSPSLSGYPQCDDEVKRLADEIWGDCDGKGVKEHRYGLGRVIWGVAPEKILSGSGTGPDFTGGQRLNWIHRTVGTTEIYFLANPQAKRVAAACTFRVSGKTPELWWPEAGRIERAPIYRLDKGATTVLLPLGPSESVFVVFRSAAAKSDPVMAVKRGGTTVLSLVSGPALPIVVKRASYGVLGDPARTRDVRAEVQRLADSGEREFQVAEMAAGDDPAYGIVKTLIVDYTLGGKRATARGVDPERIDLDSFTPDTAPQCELAGSGSLERLTVWQPGRYTVVRASGRAQILTMPDVPAALSIGGPWTVSFPPGNGAPERIRLERLASLSDYPDPGVKYFSGTAVWRTTIHAPAGAFGNGRTMRLELGDVQVIAEVKLNGKGLGILWKPPYSVDVTAALKPGVNSLEVKVTNLWPNRLVGDEQLPEDSDRNGDGTLKSWPQWLIDGKPSPTGRLTFTSWRLWRKDDALLPSGLLGPVTIRAGRTFVIE; translated from the coding sequence ATGAAGACCGGTATGCGCTGTCTGCTCTGGTTTGCCGCGGTATTGTCCCTCTCCAGTTCGGCGTTAGCAGGTGCCCTCGAAACGGGCTTTCACTCGCCCCCTCCATCCGCCCGGCCGTGGGTCTACTGGTTCTGGCTGAACGGTAACATCACCCGGGAAGGCATCACGGCCGACCTGGAGGCGATGGAGCGCGTCGGCATCGGTGGCGTGCTGATCATGGAAGTGGACCAGGGCGCCCCCAGAGGCCCGGTCGATTTCATGGGCGCCCAATGGAGGGCATTGTTCGCCCACGCCGCATCTGAGGCGAAACGCCTCGGCCTCGAAATCAACATGAACAACGACGCGGGCTGGAACGGCAGCGGCGGCCCGTGGATCAAGCCAGAACAATCCATGCAGAAGGTGGTCTGGAGTGAAACCTCTCTCGCAGGTCCGCAGCGCTTCGAAGGGACGCTTCCCCAACCCCAGACCGTTGCCGGCTTCTACCGCGACATCGAGGTGCTCGCATTCCCGACACCCGGGCCGTACCGGATACCGGATATCCAGGTGAAGGCTGCGTATCAGGTGGGCGCGGTTGGCGCGGCGGAGGCAGCTGACCTGGCACCGGAGATGGTCATCGACACGAAGCAGGTCACCGACATCACCTCCCGGATGGATGCGACCGGGCGAGTCAATTGGGACGTTCCTGCGGGAAATTGGACCGTCATGCGCTTCGGGCATACGAGCACCGGCGCCGTCAATGCGCCCGCCCCGGAAACCGGCCGTGGGCTTGAATGCGACAAGTTGAGCGTGGAAGGCGCCGAGGCGAATTTCGGCGGAATGATGGCCAAACTCGTCGCGGACACCGGCTCCGCTCCCGGCAAGGCGCTGGTTGCCACGCACGTGGATAGCTGGGAGAACGGGTCGCAGAACTGGACCGCCCGCATGCGCGACGAGTTCCGGCACCGGCGCGGTTACGACCCGCTGCCGTTTCTGCCCGTGATGACCGGCCGCGTGGTCGGGAGCGCGGAGGTATCGGAACGATTCCTATGGGATCTTCGCCGTACCATTTCCGAACTCGTCGTTCAGAACTACGCCGGACGCATCCGGGGCCTCGCCCACGCGAACGGCCTGAGATTCACCACCGAGGCGTACGGCGGCCCGTGCGACGACCTCCCCTACGGAGGGCAGGCGGACGAACCGATGGGCGAGTTCTGGATGGGCGGAGGCTCCATCGAGACGTGCCGGGGCATGGCCTCGGCCGCGCACGTCTACGGCAAGCCCATCGTCGGGGCGGAGTCGTTCACCGCCGGCAGTGACGAGCGGTGGCTCCAACACCCCGCTTCAATCAAATCTCTCGGAGACCGCGCCTTCTGCGAGGGAATCAACCGCTTCGTCTTCCACCGTTACGCGATGCAGCCGTGGGTGGATAACCGGCGTCCCGGTATGACGATGGGCCCGTGGGGGCTTCACTACGAGCGCACACAAACGTGGTGGAACCAGTCTGCCGCGTGGCACACCTACCTCGCGCGCTGCCAGCAACTGCTGCGGCAGGGAAGATACGCGGCCGATATCTGCTACCTCCAGGCAGAGGCGCCACCGCAGGCGTTCAACGGACACAGGCCGGCCGGTTACGCCTGGGACGAGTGCCCCGCCGAAGCCGTGCTCACACGCATGACGGTGAAGAACGGGCGCATCGTGCTGCCTGACGGGATGAGCTATCGGGTTCTGGTGCTGTCCGAGTCGCGAAACATGACGCCCGCCCTGCTGCGGAAGCTCGGCGACCTCGTGAAGGCCGGCGCAACCGTTATCGGCCCGCGTCCGCTGAAGTCGCCGAGCCTGAGCGGCTATCCGCAGTGCGATGACGAAGTGAAGCGACTGGCCGACGAAATATGGGGCGATTGCGACGGCAAAGGCGTGAAGGAGCACCGGTATGGCCTCGGGCGCGTGATATGGGGCGTCGCGCCGGAGAAGATTCTCTCTGGCTCGGGAACGGGACCGGATTTCACCGGCGGGCAGCGCCTGAACTGGATCCACCGCACTGTCGGAACCACGGAGATCTACTTCCTGGCCAACCCCCAGGCGAAGCGCGTGGCGGCAGCGTGCACGTTCCGCGTAAGCGGCAAGACGCCCGAGTTGTGGTGGCCGGAAGCTGGTCGCATCGAGCGCGCTCCGATATACCGCCTGGACAAGGGCGCTACGACCGTCCTGCTGCCGCTTGGGCCCAGCGAGTCCGTCTTCGTCGTCTTCCGGAGCGCCGCCGCGAAGAGCGACCCGGTGATGGCGGTCAAACGCGGCGGTACGACCGTGCTCTCCCTGGTGTCCGGTCCCGCGCTCCCGATCGTCGTGAAGAGAGCTTCGTACGGCGTTCTGGGTGACCCCGCCCGGACACGGGACGTCCGGGCAGAGGTTCAGCGCCTCGCTGACTCCGGCGAGCGCGAGTTTCAGGTCGCGGAAATGGCGGCCGGCGATGATCCCGCATACGGCATCGTCAAGACGCTCATCGTTGATTACACGTTAGGCGGTAAGCGGGCTACGGCCAGAGGCGTCGATCCTGAGCGCATAGACCTGGATTCATTCACGCCGGATACAGCCCCGCAGTGCGAGCTGGCCGGTTCGGGCAGCCTCGAGCGCCTCACCGTTTGGCAGCCGGGCCGATACACGGTCGTACGCGCAAGCGGCAGGGCTCAGATTCTGACCATGCCCGATGTTCCAGCTGCTTTGAGCATCGGAGGCCCATGGACGGTCTCATTCCCGCCCGGTAACGGCGCACCGGAGAGGATTCGGCTGGAACGGTTGGCCTCTCTGTCCGACTATCCCGATCCGGGTGTGAAGTACTTCTCCGGAACGGCGGTGTGGCGCACGACAATACACGCGCCGGCCGGCGCGTTCGGCAACGGCCGCACGATGCGGCTGGAACTCGGCGACGTTCAGGTGATCGCCGAGGTGAAACTGAACGGCAAGGGCCTAGGCATCCTCTGGAAGCCCCCGTACAGCGTGGACGTAACCGCCGCGCTCAAGCCCGGCGTGAACAGCCTGGAGGTCAAGGTGACCAACCTGTGGCCGAACAGGTTGGTCGGCGACGAGCAATTGCCCGAAGACAGCGATCGTAACGGGGACGGCACGCTCAAATCCTGGCCGCAATGGCTGATCGACGGTAAACCCAGCCCGACCGGTCGCCTCACGTTCACCAGTTGGCGCTTGTGGAGGAAGGACGATGCCCTGCTGCCATCGGGCCTGCTTGGTCCGGTGACGATCCGGGCGGGCCGAACGTTCGTAATTGAGTGA
- a CDS encoding sugar ABC transporter substrate-binding protein: MRTLTLHRALKWLLALCLGAAAVLWLLRPVGQVAPVSNAVTAGSTARKGNVTVWSWNIAAKSLQQLVPAFEKRHPGVRVNVDMTGARMTTRLMLSLASGVGAPDVSQFELSDAPRYIATGKLADLTPVAMKYRSSFPAYLWDNCMMDGRVYAIPWDMGPCAVFYKRSLFKKYGVDPDRIETWDDYIRAGQAILRKSGGRTKMLPLGANALNWTFQMLIQQTGGQIFDAQGRIAINSPQSRKALDIMRRMRAAGICSDVPIFSQEYLASINADTIASYPAAVWMAGTMKDTARDYAKGDITWGVFRLPAMEHGGKRVANLGGSVLVIPAQCRNKEAAWAFIEYALCTREGQLAQYRNFSLFPGYLPALRHPGVDDPDPFFSGQPAGKVFVTDVTSISRLNMTPNWASAVGYLDQDLSHWAATGMRNEGFFENVERKLQRRLGVPLAPQTGRVPR; the protein is encoded by the coding sequence ATGAGAACCCTCACTCTTCACCGCGCTCTGAAATGGCTGCTGGCGCTGTGCCTCGGCGCCGCCGCCGTGTTGTGGCTGCTGCGTCCGGTTGGGCAGGTGGCGCCGGTGTCGAACGCGGTCACCGCCGGCTCCACAGCCCGTAAAGGCAACGTCACCGTCTGGAGCTGGAACATCGCGGCTAAGAGCCTTCAGCAGTTGGTCCCCGCCTTCGAGAAGCGCCACCCCGGGGTTCGCGTCAACGTGGACATGACAGGCGCGCGGATGACCACCCGTCTGATGCTGTCGCTGGCCTCCGGCGTCGGCGCACCGGACGTCTCCCAATTCGAACTCAGCGACGCACCGCGTTACATCGCCACCGGCAAACTCGCGGATCTCACGCCGGTCGCGATGAAGTACCGTTCCAGCTTCCCGGCTTACCTGTGGGACAACTGTATGATGGACGGGAGGGTCTACGCGATCCCGTGGGACATGGGCCCGTGCGCCGTCTTCTACAAGCGAAGCCTCTTCAAGAAATACGGCGTGGATCCCGATCGCATCGAGACGTGGGACGACTATATCCGCGCCGGGCAGGCCATCTTGCGCAAGTCCGGCGGCCGCACGAAGATGCTCCCGCTGGGCGCCAATGCCTTGAACTGGACGTTTCAGATGCTGATCCAGCAGACGGGTGGCCAGATATTTGACGCTCAGGGGCGCATCGCGATCAACTCGCCACAGTCGCGCAAGGCACTGGACATCATGCGCCGGATGCGCGCCGCCGGGATCTGCTCGGATGTTCCGATATTCAGCCAGGAATACCTCGCCAGCATCAATGCGGACACCATCGCCTCCTATCCCGCCGCCGTCTGGATGGCCGGAACGATGAAGGATACCGCCCGGGACTACGCAAAGGGCGATATCACCTGGGGCGTGTTCCGCCTGCCCGCCATGGAGCACGGCGGCAAGCGCGTCGCCAACCTCGGGGGCTCCGTGCTCGTTATACCGGCCCAGTGTCGCAATAAGGAAGCCGCCTGGGCGTTCATCGAATACGCTCTTTGCACCCGCGAAGGGCAGTTGGCCCAGTATCGCAACTTCAGCCTGTTCCCGGGCTACCTCCCCGCGCTCCGCCACCCGGGCGTGGACGATCCCGACCCGTTCTTCAGCGGCCAGCCCGCCGGCAAGGTCTTCGTGACCGACGTCACCAGCATCTCCCGCCTCAACATGACCCCCAACTGGGCATCGGCCGTCGGATACCTCGACCAAGACCTCAGCCACTGGGCCGCCACGGGGATGCGCAACGAAGGCTTCTTCGAGAACGTCGAGCGGAAGCTCCAGCGGAGGCTGGGAGTGCCTCTGGCGCCGCAAACCGGGAGGGTTCCGCGATGA